A DNA window from Ipomoea triloba cultivar NCNSP0323 chromosome 10, ASM357664v1 contains the following coding sequences:
- the LOC116032193 gene encoding uncharacterized protein LOC116032193, giving the protein MKLSCCSFITFNATPPRRTLFSLRPPRFSGESTHSHGVSLAESLQSETLEILEWPAVCSQLAAFTSTSMGLSTAQSARIPLGRSPEESRRLLAQTSAAVAVPRPLDFSGIEDVSRIVDTAVAGQMLSIREICAVKRTLIAARSLLKQLEEISFQSELCERWSPLIEILQNCDFLVELAHHIEFCIDCDLSVILDRASEELEIVRSERKRNMENLELMLKQVSSRIFQAGGIDRPLVTKRRSRMCVGVRASHRSLLPNGVVLNVSSTGSTYFMEPEGAVELNNMEVKLSSEERNEEQAILSSLTSEIAQSKMKIMCLLDRMLEMDLAFARAAHAHWMNGVCPALSSENCDDQRFNDLSVDIEGIKHPLLLECSLRRLPDIVRFKSRSSLYSDQRNDATDFESVTRSSAFPVPIDIKIEHGTRVVVISGPNTGGKTASMKTLGLASVMFKAGMYLPAQNKPRLPWFDLILTDIGDNQSVEQNLSTFSGHMLRLCKILEAASESSLILVDEIGSGTDPSEGVALATSILQYIKERVNLAVVTTHYGDLTRLKEKDNRFSNAAMEFSLDTLQPTFRILWGSMGESNALMIAKSIGVNESIINRAQSWVNKLTPDKMQEQKGLLYQSLVEERDRLETQAKKAASLHSNIMNLFQEIRDEAQDLDEREKALKTKETQKIQQEVRAVKRELEAVLKDFENQLKTIDILEVNSLIKKSESAISSIIEAHQPSKELVRETGQSFYTPRVGEQVLLKSLGNKLATIVEEPGDDETVLVQYGKIRVRVDKSNIRALPTNSATVSVPSSRTQGQGIKNLKELRSLTAANNITQDSYGPVVQTSKNSVDLRGMRAEEASHHLRMAIDARPPNSVLFVVHGMGTGVIKELALKLLRDHPRVVKFEQESPLNYGCTVAYIK; this is encoded by the exons ATGAAACTCAGCTGTTGCAGCTTCATCACCTTTAATGCTACCCCACCTCGCCGCACACTCTTCTCCCTCCGTCCGCCGCGCTTCTCCGGCGAGTCAACTCACTCTCACGGGGTCTCGCTAGCCGAATCGCTCCAATCCGAGACGCTCGAAATCCTCGAATGGCCCGCCGTCTGCTCCCAGCTCGCAGCCTTCACTTCCACTTCCATGGGCCTCTCCACGGCCCAGTCCGCGAGGATTCCACTTGGCAGGAGCCCGGAGGAGAGCCGGAGGCTCCTGGCGCAGACCTCCGCTGCCGTCGCGGTTCCTCGGCCGTTGGATTTCTCCGGCATCGAGGACGTGTCGCGCATCGTCGATACCGCCGTCGCCGGTCAAATGCTCTCCATTCGTGAGATTTGTGCCGTGAAACGAACTCTGATCGCAGCTCGATCGTTGCTCAAACAGCTGGAGGAGATCTCTTTTCAGAGTGAACTTTGTGAAAG GTGGTCTCCGCTGATTGAAATTCTCCAGAATTGTGATTTTCTTGTTGAGTTGGCACACCATATAGAATTCTGTATAGATTGTGACCTTTCAGTAATACTAGATAGAGCTAGTGAAGAACTGGAAATTGTGAGGTCTGAAAGAAAGAGGAACATGGAAAATCTTGAACTAATGTTGAAACAAGTGTCATCTCGGATTTTTCAGGCTGGTGGGATTGATAGACCGCTAGTAACCAAACGCCGTTCAAGGATGTGTGTTGGTGTTAGAGCTTCCCATAGATCTTTGCTTCCCAATGGTGTAGTCTTAAATGTTAGCAGCACTGGATCAACATACTTTATGGAACCTGAAGGGGCAGTTGAACTGAATAACATGGAAGTGAAGCTTTCTAGTGAAGAGAGGAATGAGGAACAGGCCATTTTGAGTTCACTTACATCtgaaattgctcaatccaaaatGAAGATCATGTGTTTATTAGATAGGATGTTAGAAATGGACCTTGCATTTGCTAGAGCTGCTCATGCTCATTGGATGAATGGGGTCTGTCCAGCTCTTAGTTCAGAGAACTGTGATGACCAAAGGTTCAATGATTTATCTGTAGATATTGAAGGTATAAAGCATCCTCTGCTCCTCGAGTGCTCGTTGAGAAGATTGCCTGATATTGTAAGATTTAAATCCCGAAGTTCACTTTATTCAGATCAGAGGAATGATGCCACAGATTTTGAATCAGTTACTCGTTCATCTGCTTTTCCTGTACCGATTGATATAAAAATTGAGCATGGAACAAGAGTGGTTGTGATCTCGGGGCCTAATACAGGAGGTAAAACTGCTTCAATGAAAACATTAGGCCTGGCTTCTGTTATGTTCAAGGCTGGCATGTACTTGCCAGCTCAAAATAAGCCCAGACTTCCTTGGTTTGATCTAATTCTGACAGATATAGGAGATAATCAG TCTGTAGAACAAAACCTCTCAACCTTTAGTGGGCACATGCTACGGCTTTGCAAGATCTTGGAAGCTGCTTCAGAAAGCTCTCTAATTCTTGTTGATGAAATTGGCAGTGGTACTGATCCTTCGGAAGGCGTAGCTCTTGCAACGAGCATTTTACAATATATCAAGGAGAGAGTTAATTTAGCAGTTGTGACCACCCACTACGGTGATTTAACACGTTTGAAAGAGAAGGATAATCGGTTTTCTAATGCAGCAATGGAATTTTCTTTGGATACACTGCAGCCTACATTTAGAATTCTTTGGGGGAGCATGGGTGAGTCAAATGCCTTGATGATTGCTAAATCAATTGGTGTTAATGAAAGCATCATTAACCGGGCGCAATCATGGGTAAACAAATTGACACCAGACAAGATGCAGGAGCAGAAAGGTTTACTGTATCAGTCACTAGTGGAAGAAAGAGACAGATTAGAAACTCAAGCAAAGAAAGCTGCTTCTCTTCATTCAAATATCATGAATCTTTTCCAAGAG ATTCGAGATGAGGCACAAGATCTTGATGAACGCGAAAAAGCTCTGAAGACAAAGGAAACTCAGAAAATCCAACAAGAAGTGAGGGCTGTGAAGAGGGAGTTAGAAGCTGTACTGAAGGACTTTGAGAACCAACTCAAGACTATTGACATTCTTGAGGTTAATTCACTTATCAAGAAATCAGAATCTGCAATCTCATCCATAATTGAAGCTCATCAGCCTTCGAAAGAACTTGTCAGAGAAACAGGCCAAAGTTTTTATACCCCAAGAGTAGGCGAGCAAGTTCTTCTGAAGAGTTTAGGAAATAAGCTGGCTACCATTGTTGAAGAACCCGGGGACGACGAAACTGTCCTTGTCCAGTATGGAAAAATTAGAGTCCGTGTGGATAAAAGCAATATAAGAGCCCTTCCAACTAATTCTGCAACAGTTTCTGTCCCAAGTTCAAGAACACAG GGTCAGGGGATCAAGAACCTCAAGGAACTAAGAAGCCTCACTGCAGCCAACAACATTACCCAAGACTCTTACGGTCCAGTTGTGCAGACATCAAAAAACTCAGTCGATTTGCGTGGCATGAGAGCAGAGGAAGCTTCTCATCACCTCAGAATGGCCATAGATGCAAGGCCACCTAATTCTGTTCTTTTCGTTGTTCATGGGATGGGCACTGGCGTCATAAAGGAGTTAGCACT
- the LOC116032487 gene encoding stem-specific protein TSJT1-like: MLAIFQKGLVDPPKELNSPAPLQASVELVPPQEAINNFLAANKSNGFSLGFGEKAFLAYSAQDCSNLKQERLFCGVNDIYCIFMGSLHNLCSLNRQYGLSKGANEAILVTEAYRTLRDRGPFPAHQVLKDLEGSFGFVIYDHKAGTVFAALGANESVKLFWGIAEDGSIMISDNVALIKASCAKSFAPFPDGCMYHSERGLMSFEHPMKQMKAMPRVDSEGAMCGAYFKVDHYSKSKVNTMPRVGSEANWTL; the protein is encoded by the exons atgttggcaATTTTCCAGAAAGGGTTAGTGGATCCACCAAAGGAGCTGAACAGCCCAGCCCCATTGCAGGCATCTGTGGAGCTTGTGCCACCACAAGAGGCCATTAACAATTTCTTGGCTGCAAATAAGAGCAATGGGTTTTCTCTGGGGTTTGGTGAAAAGGCATTTTTGGCCTATTCTGCTCAAGATTGCTCAAATTTGAAGCAGGAGAGGCTGTTCTGTGGGGTGAATGATATTTACTGTATCTTCATGGGGAGTTTGCATAATCTGTGTTCACTTAACAGACAATATGGGCTATCAAAGGGGGCTAATGAGGCTATTCTTGTGACTGAAGCTTATAGGACTCTCAGAGATAGAGGCCCCTTCCCTGCACATCAAGTTTTGAAGGATCTGGAGGGTAGTTTTGGGTTTGTGATCTATGATCACAAGGCTGGAACTGTTTTTGCTGCTCTTGGTGCTAATGAATCAGTGAAGCTCTTCTGGGGCATTGCAGAAGATGGATCCATCATGATCTCTGACAATGTGGCACTCATCAAAGCTAGCTGTGCCAAGTCATTTGCCCCATTCCCTGATG GTTGCATGTATCACAGTGAAAGAGGGTTGATGAGCTTTGAGCATCCAATGAAACAGATGAAGGCAATGCCAAGAGTTGACAGTGAAGGAGCAATGTGTGGGGCTTACTTCAAGGTGGATCATTACTCCAAGTCCAAGGTTAACACAATGCCAAGAGTTGGAAGTGAAGCTAACTGGACTCTTTGA